TTCCTTCCCAAGGGCAAACACTTTATTGAGCTTGTGAAAAACATAAGGGGATGATAAAATATAAAAAATTCAACATTTTGATTTTTGAAATTTGATTTTACTATGTGGTTTTTAGTTTTTCGCTTTTAGTTTTAAGTTTTTATGGGGTGTCGACAAGCGGTAAGTCAGCAGACTTTGGATCTGCCATCCCAGGTTCGAATCCTGGCACCCCAGCAAAATAGGCAAATAAAACTTAAAAATAAGGATTTAAAGCCCGAAGCGAAGGGCCGACACAAGAGATTTTGTTATGTATCTTTACGACCAGCTTTTTAGTATTTAAAATATTCTTTTGGTGTATTCTCTGATATATATTTTACAGCCTCTTTTAGACAGACCCTTATCGCCTTTTCCATTGGTGTTTTTGAATACTTTGAAAGGGCTGCCCCAAGTGGAACAGAGCCAAATATCCCTCCTGCCAATACTCCAAGGTCAACCTCTTTTGCCTCCCCTTCAATCCTTGTTGAGGCTAAAATCTCACTTGTAGCAGAGGAAATTATCCTAATGTCCATTGCCAGATAGGATTTTTTAAATGCACCACCAATAGCACCCAGCCAACCTGGACCAAATCCACCAACACCACCGCCTGTCTTTTCTGCACCTGGCTCCCATCCAGTTATAGCGGCAACAACCAAAATATCCGCGACCTTAATCTTTCCCTTTTCTATTCCTTCCCTTTCATCAGCATAGCTACTCTCGCTTAAACCTATTTCATCCTTTATACTCCCCAATTCTTGCCTTTCTAAAACCTTAAACCTCTTTGATTGGACAAGAACGGTTGTTAGCATATCCCTTAAGCCATCTTTTACTCCATTTTCTGCTTCTTTTGCCTTCCATTCAAATTTGGAAACAGCCAGAGATGCCTTTGGCCCTGAATAAGGAGGCATTTCAGCCTCCATTGATGTATCAACCCTCGCCTTTGGCTCAGTTGATGTTGCCGCACAACCCCCTATCAATAAACCCAAACACAAAAAACATATTGCTTTCATTCTTTTATTTTAATAAAAATTTCATTCCTTTGTCAACAAGGAAATAACCTTCCTTACAATAAATCCCACAAGGTCATCTATTGTCTTTGGAGCTTCATAAAAACCAGGCATTGCAGGAAGGATATCAGCACCCATCTTTCTTAATTTCAGCATATTTTCAAGGTGTATCTCAGAGAGGG
The genomic region above belongs to bacterium and contains:
- a CDS encoding CsgG/HfaB family protein, which encodes MKAICFLCLGLLIGGCAATSTEPKARVDTSMEAEMPPYSGPKASLAVSKFEWKAKEAENGVKDGLRDMLTTVLVQSKRFKVLERQELGSIKDEIGLSESSYADEREGIEKGKIKVADILVVAAITGWEPGAEKTGGGVGGFGPGWLGAIGGAFKKSYLAMDIRIISSATSEILASTRIEGEAKEVDLGVLAGGIFGSVPLGAALSKYSKTPMEKAIRVCLKEAVKYISENTPKEYFKY